CCGCACATCTGTCCCGCCACGGCATGCACCATGCCGCACCGCTCCAGATGCGAGAGATACGTCTGGCGAAGCCCCAGTCGGGGTCCGCCGATCCAGTGGACGGCCCGTACCGGGCTGCCACGCCTGCGCAGCAGCTCCAGTGCGGAGTCCAGAGTCGGATCTCCGGTCGGCCGTGGCATCACCACGGCGATACGATCCCCGTCAGGGGCTATCCGTCCTGCCAGAGCCAGCTCCACTAGCTGTGCTCCGGCGAGGCCGAGGTCGAGCGACTGCGGCTGCGCTGTGGTACCCGTGGCCGGGTCCAGAGCGAGCAGCAGAAGCTCCTCCGGAAGTGTTCTGCGGCTCCTGCCCATCCATGCCTCCCCGCGTGGATGAATGACAGGGTGACCCCTCTCACATTCATCTGTCGAGAGTGCCTGGTCGGTTCGGGCGGGAACCGGCAGGTATGTCGTTCTCGTCTAGCACGGGAGCCAAGGGGTTCACACAGGACACTGGTAGATGGTTCGGACGAACAGATGACGCATGGAGGAGGCACGGTGGCGGGCGAGTCCCCCGACAGGTCGGAGCAGCGGAGGTCGTCGGGGGAGACGGCTTCGGGCGGACAGGATCCGCGGCTGGCCATGTTCGGCGAGTCCGGATCCCCGGTTCAGGTGGACCAGCCGACGGCCGTCTTCAAGGCCGTCGCCCCGCGTACCCCGGAGGAGGACGCACCGTCGGCCGACGCGGTTGCGCCCGAGACGCCCGAACCCGGCGAGGGCGACGACGCCCGCCTGAAGGCCGCGGTGGCGGCGTGGGTCGCCACGGACGAGGACGAGGACGGGGAGACGGCCGCGGAGTCCGACGGGGACGCGGAAGTGGCCGCGGACGCGGACGCCGCCGCCGTCGGGGAGACCGCGGACGAGGCGACGGAGGCGGCGGAACCGGAGGCGGAGCCCGTCGAGCCCGAGGCCGAGCCGGGGGCCGCTGTCGACGCGCGCGCCGCCGCCGACGCCGAGGTGCAGGATCGTGCCGCCACGGCGACGGACGAGCCGGAGACGGCCGAGGAGCCGGCCGAGGACGCGCCGGAGGTCGAGGCCGACGTCTCCGCGACGGCGAACGCCGCCGACGGGGCGGGCGACGACGCTGACGACGCGTCCGAGCCCGAGACGGAGACCGCCACCGACGCCGACGCCGAGCAGGCGCCCGCGTCGGAGGCCGAGGCGGCTCCCGCCGACCCGGAGTCCGCCGCCGAGTCCTGGTTCGCCGCCAAGAAGCCCGTGGCGGCCCCTCAGGGCGCGCCCGAGAAGGCCGAGGAGGCCGAGGAGCCCGCCCAGGGCGCCTCCGAGGCCCCGAAGGCCCCCGAGGCGGCCGAGCCGGCCGAGAAGCCCGCCGGTGACGGCGTGGACCAGCCGACCACCATGTTCAAGGCGGTCCGGCCGCCGGTCGTCGACCAGCCGACCACCGCGCTCAAGATCGTCACGCCGCCGGCCGCGCCCCGGCCCGAGCCGAAAGCCGAGCCGGAGCGCCCGAGCACCTTCGTGCCGCTCCGGAAGGACGACGTACCGGCCCCCGCGCCGACCCCGCCCGCCCCGCCCGCCGCGCCCCGCGTGTCGGTGCCGCCGCCCGCGCCCGCCCCGGCGGCGTCCGCCGTGCCGCCGCCGGCGTCGCTCAGCGAGGCCGAGCGGACCAAGCAGCAGCCCATGCCGCCGCTGCCCCCGCTCGACCTGCTCGCCGAGCTGACGAACACCCCGCCCCCGCCGCCGACTCCGCTCCGTACGACGGTCCGCCGGGTGAAGATCTGGACCCCGCTGGTCCTGCTCCTGGTGATCGTCTTTGCGGTCGTACAGTTCGTCCGCCCGCTGCCGCAGCCCGTGCTCACGCTCTCCGTCGCCCCCGCCTTCACCTTCCAGGGCGGCCGGCTCGACATGCCGTGGCCCAGTGAGGGCCAGGGCGCCGTCGAGGTCGAGGGCGTCGGTTCCATGGGCACGTACGGCGACCAGAAGCCCGCCCCGCTCGCCAGCGTCGCCAAGACGATGACGGCGTACGTGATCCTGCGCGACCACCCCCTCAAGGGGAAGCAGGACGGTCCCGAGATCACGATCGACAAGAAGGCGGCCGCCGAGGCGGGCAACACGCACGAGTCGCGGGCCCCGGTGCGCAAGGGCCAGGAGTACTCGGAGAAGGAGCTGCTGCAGCTCCTGATGATCCCGTCCGCGAACAACGTGGCCCGGCTGCTCGCCCGCTGGGACGCCGGTTCCGAGGCCGCCTTCGTCGAGAAGATGAACGCCGCCGCCAAGGACCTCGGCATGACCGAGTCGACGTACACCGACCCCTCCGGCCTGGACTCGACCACCGTCTCCACCCCGAAGGACCAGCTGAAGCTGGCGAAGGCGGTCATGCAGTTCGACGTGTTCCGCGAGATCGTGAACATGCCGAACGTCACCGTCGAGGGCATCCCCGGCCGGATCGAGAACAACAACAACATCCTGCTGGAGCCCGGCGTCAGCGGCATCAAGACCGGTTCCTCCACCCCGGCCGGCGGCAACCTGCTGTGGGCGGCGAACACCGTCGTCGACGGCAAGCTCCGCCGCGTCCTCGGCATCGTCATGGGCG
This sequence is a window from Streptomyces sp. HUAS YS2. Protein-coding genes within it:
- a CDS encoding D-alanyl-D-alanine carboxypeptidase family protein, translated to MTHGGGTVAGESPDRSEQRRSSGETASGGQDPRLAMFGESGSPVQVDQPTAVFKAVAPRTPEEDAPSADAVAPETPEPGEGDDARLKAAVAAWVATDEDEDGETAAESDGDAEVAADADAAAVGETADEATEAAEPEAEPVEPEAEPGAAVDARAAADAEVQDRAATATDEPETAEEPAEDAPEVEADVSATANAADGAGDDADDASEPETETATDADAEQAPASEAEAAPADPESAAESWFAAKKPVAAPQGAPEKAEEAEEPAQGASEAPKAPEAAEPAEKPAGDGVDQPTTMFKAVRPPVVDQPTTALKIVTPPAAPRPEPKAEPERPSTFVPLRKDDVPAPAPTPPAPPAAPRVSVPPPAPAPAASAVPPPASLSEAERTKQQPMPPLPPLDLLAELTNTPPPPPTPLRTTVRRVKIWTPLVLLLVIVFAVVQFVRPLPQPVLTLSVAPAFTFQGGRLDMPWPSEGQGAVEVEGVGSMGTYGDQKPAPLASVAKTMTAYVILRDHPLKGKQDGPEITIDKKAAAEAGNTHESRAPVRKGQEYSEKELLQLLMIPSANNVARLLARWDAGSEAAFVEKMNAAAKDLGMTESTYTDPSGLDSTTVSTPKDQLKLAKAVMQFDVFREIVNMPNVTVEGIPGRIENNNNILLEPGVSGIKTGSSTPAGGNLLWAANTVVDGKLRRVLGIVMGAQDAKILDDKLQLSIDYSLKLIQQAQKDVTSASVVREGQVVGYVDDGLGGRTPVVATKELKAIGWAGLKVDLELTDGGKVVPHSGKAGDIVGQISIGTGTGKVSAPVALKTDLAEPGIDKKLTRLG